In the Afipia sp. GAS231 genome, ACACCGCGCCCGCACCGACGCAGAACGAGGGCATCAGATCGTAGAAGAAGCCGTTGAAGTGGTCGGGCGCGAACTGGATGACGTAGTCGGGCTCGAACGCCTTGACGAAGGCGCCGAGCTGCTCGAACGCGGTTCGAACGCGCTGCTCGGTTTCGTTGCTGGCCGGTCCCCGGTACATCAGGGGCGTATGGGACGCGCAGACGATAGCGACTGACATGAGCTGTTTCCTCGCGGTTATTTCTTGACCAATGAACACGCGCTCTCGGAAAGCGGCCGGTTGACTGACTCTCCCGGTAACGTCTGCACGACGTTGTAGAGATCCCAATCGCCCTTGTTCTCACCGGGCTTCTTGACCTGCAGCAGGTACATGTCGTGGATCATCTTGCGGTCGGCACGGATGTAGCCGTCGGCGGCGAAGAAGTCGTGGACCCGCTCCTTCTCCATCTGTTTCATCACGGTCGGCGCCTCATCGGTGCCCACCGCTTTCACCGCCTTGAGATAGTGCGCGACCGACGAATAGACGCCGGCATGAAAGCTGGTCGGCATGATCTTCGCCTTCGCGTAAAAGCGCTCCGCCCAGGCGCGCGTCTCCGGAGTGCGGTCCCAGTAGAACGGCGACACCTCGTAGGCGTCGTGCGCGATCTTCAGCCCGACCGCGCGCATGTCCGTCAGCACCGACTGCAAGGGCACGACCTTGGCTTTCGCGCTCAGCCCGAATTCGTCGGCCTGCTTCAGTGCGGTCACGGTATCGCCGCTTGACGCCGCGATGGCGATGACATTGGCGCCGGCATTGGAGGCCGTCAGCAGGAACGATGCGAAGTCGGAGGTGTTCGGCGGAAACACGGAGTTGCCGACCACCTGCCCGCCATTGAGCTTGACCTGCTCCGACGTGTCCCGCGACAGCGCGTGGCCGTAGGCTTGGTCAACCGTCAGGAAATACCACCTGGTGCCGCCGGCCTCGATCACGGCTTTGGCCGCGCCCTTCGCCAGGTTGTAGGTATCGACCGTCCACTGAACGGTCAGCGGCGAGCAGGCCTTGCCGTTGAAGTCGGACGAGGTCGAGCCCGACAGCAACATGATCTTGCTCTTCTGAACCGCCAGGTTCTGCACGGCAAAACCGATCGGTGAGCCCTGCATGTCGGCGATCGCGTCGACACCTTCGACGTCGAACCACCGCGCGGCGATCTGCGATCCGGTATCGGGCTTGCCGCTGTGATCGGCCGAAATGACTTCGACGTTGAGGCCGGCGCCAAAATCCTCGGCAGCCATTTCGGCCGCGATCACCGAGCCTTTGCCGTTGGCCAACGCCGTCGGTCCGGCGATGTCGGTCAGAACGCCGACCTTTACCTTGCCGCCGCTGAGGTTTGCGGTTTGGGCCGCGGCCGGCGCCGCCGACATCGCGAGGGCCAGCCAGATCGCCGCAGGCACATGAAAGCTCGAATGGGCCATGGTTTCCTCCCGTTGCCGTTTTTTTGGCCGTCCTTTTTGAACGTGCCGGAAGGGATTGCCGCGCTTCCGGCTTGGTTTCCAACGAAGTCTGTGAAATGTTCGCAGTGCGAACAAATCTGGACGGGCCATGCATCGCAACGTCAGGGCACTATCCCGAGGGCTGGCGCTGATCGGCGAGCTCAATGCGAGCGGTCCATCGAACGTCGTGCAACTCGCCAGGCGAACCGGTCTCAACCGGACGACCTGCTATCGTTTGCTCGATACACTACGCGCCGACGGCTATGTGACCTTCGACGAAACCAACGCCTTGTTCGGCCTGACGGCGCAGGTGCGCACGCTGAGCGAGGGTGTCTCGTCCCGCGACCTGTCAAGCCAGGCCGCGCTGCCGGCGATGTTCGGCCTGCTCGACAAGGTGTCATGGCCGAGCGACTTCGGGGTGTTCGAACTCGGATCGGTGCTGATCCGTGAGAGCACCCATCCTTTCAGTCCCTTGTCGATTCACCGCTCGATGGTGGGCCGCAGGCGCTCGCTGGTCCGCAGCGCCATGGGGCGCGCCATCCTCGCGGCATCGCAGCCTTCGCTGCGCCGGGAGATGCTGGAGACGATGGCCTCTCTCGTCGAGGAAGACGCGCCCCTGGCAGGGGATCGCCGCTTCATCGAAAGCATCGTCTCGCAGACCAGGAACGATGGCTACGCGTCCTCGGTCGGCGGGTCCGAGGCGGGCATCAGCGCCATCGCGCTACCGATACAAGTCGGAGGTCCCGTGCTCGGCAGCCTCAACCTGATCTTCTTTTCCTCTTCGATGACACCAGAAGTCGCCGCCGGCAGATATCTGCCTGATATGAAGCAGGCGGTGAAAGACATCGAGCGTCGATGGTCCGCCGCCAACAAGGCGCGCGGCAAGGTCGCGTGAATAAATCGGCGCCGCTGGTGTCGCCGAGCGGCGAACAACGGGGGCGCGGACCAATGGTCGACCACGGGTTGTGTTTCCGGCGCCTGGAGATAAGCTTTGGTTTCCTGAAAGCGAGAGTCCGAGCCGCGAATGGCCATCGACCCGATCCATCAGTTCAAGATTGAGCCGCTTTTCACGATCGGACATATCGGCCATCAGACGATCGCCTTTACCAACTCGTCGCTCTACATGTTTCTGACGGTGGCGCTGATTTCGATCCTGATGATCGGCGGCGTGGCGGGACGGCGGCTGGTGCCCGGACGTTTGCAGTCGATCGCCGAACTCACCTACGAGTTTGTCGCCAGCATGATCCGCGGCAACGCCGGCGCCGAGGGCATGTGGTTTTTCCCGCTGATCTTCTCGCTGTTCATGTTCATCTGCGTTTCGAACCTGGTCGGGATCATCCCTTACGCGTTCACGGTTTCGAGCCACATCATCGTCACGGCGGCGCTGGCGCTCCTGGTGTGGTGCACGGTGCTGATTTACGGCCTCTACAGGAACGGCCTGAAATTCTTCAAGATCTTCGTACCGTCGGGCGTTCCGGTCTACATCCTGCCGCTGGTGGTGTTCATTGAAATCCTGTCGTTCTTCTTTGTGAAGCCGGTCTCGCACAGCCTGCGCCTGTTCGCCAACATGCTGGCCGGCCACATCGCGCTGAAAGTGTTCGCGGGCTTTGTCGCGATGCTCGGCGTCGCATTCGGCGCCATCGGCTGGGTCGGCGGCGTGCTGCCGCTGGGGCTCACCGTCGCACTCACCGCGCTCGAACTGCTGGTCGCCTTCCTGCAGGCCTACGTCTTTGCCATCCTCGCCTGCATCTATCTCAACGACGCCATCCATCCCGGCCACTGACGCCGGGACCCCTCTGGCTTGCGATGTCCTAGCCTTCCTTCGGCTTCCTGCCCTTGGTCTTCAATTCGCGATACCGCGTCGCGCCGCCTTCGCGGATGCTCTGCGGGCTGCGCTCGACCGCCATCGCATCGTCAGGCACATCGCGGGTGATGACGGAGCCGGAGCCGATATAGGCGCCGATGCCGATCTTCACCGGCGCCACCAGCGAGGTGTTGGTGCCGATGAAGGCGCCGGCGCCGATGATGGTCTTGTTTTTGGTAAAGCCGTCATAGTTGCAGGTGATGGTGCCGGCGCCGAGGTTGGCCTTGGCGCCGACATGGGCGTCGCCGACATAGGACAGGTGATTGACCTTGGCGCCGGCCTCGATCGTCGCCGCTTTGGTCTCGACGAAATTGCCGAGCTTGGAGCCGTCGCCCATCGTCGTCCCCGGCCGCATCCGCGCATAGGGACCGAGCTGCACGTTCTTGCCGATCGAGGACTGCACGATGTGGGTGAAGGAATGGACCACGGTGCCGTCGCCGATCGAGACGCCGGGGCCAATCACCACGAACGGCTCGATGGTGACGTCGCTGCCGAACGTTGTGTCGGCTGAGAGAAACACCGTCTCCGGCGCAATCAGCGTCACGCCGGCATCGAGGGCGGCCTGGCGCAGCCGCGCCTGCATCACCGCTTCCGCCTCGGCGAGCTGTGCCTTGTTGTTGATCCCGCGCACTTCGTCTTCGCTGGTTTCGATCACGACGGCCTCCAGTCCCATTTCCCTGACGATGGCGACGGCATCCACAAGATAGTATTCGCGCTTGCTGTTGGCATTGCCGATCTTGTCGATAATTTCGAGCGCCAGGCGGCCGTCGAACGCCATCACGCCGGCGTTGCACAGCGTCACCTTGCGTTCCTCCGGCGTAGCGTCGTCATGTTCGCGGATCGCGACCAGGTGGTCGCCTTCGAGCAGCAGGCGGCCATAGCCGGTCGGGTCGGCGGCGCGGAAGCCGAGCACGGTCAGCGCCGCGCCCTTGGCGAGCGGCGCGCGCATCCGCGCAAAGGTCTCGGCCGAGATCAAAGGTGTGTCGCCGAACGCAATCAAGAGATCGTCGGCGCCGCGCGCAATCGCCTCGCGGGCCGCCAGCACCGCATGCGCGGTGCCGAGGCGCTCGGCCTGAATGAACGTCGCCGCATCCGGGCGGATGCGGGCGACTTCGTCGGAGACCGCCTGGTGGTTCGGCCCGACCACGACCGCAAGTGCTGCCCCCGCGCCATGCGGGGCCGCATCCAGCACATGGGCCAGCAGCGACTGGGAGGCGATGGGATGCAGCACCTTCGGCAGCGCCGATCGCATGCGCGTGCCCTCACCGGCCGCAAGCACGACTGTCAGGCTGGAACGAGCCGTCATTTGGATCCTCAACGAACACACCGGATAGCGCAGGTCTTTATTGCGGGGCCTCTTTAATTGTTTTCCGTGGCAGATCAAACCGATTCGCAGGTCCGCAAAGCTCCGGATTCAGGAACACGGCGCATTTCCTGTTAATGTTTGCCGATGATTCGGCAGGCCTGAGGGAGGGCCAGGAACGCTTGGCCAGGGATTCAGACCATCGCGCTGGGGACTTCGATACCGACAACACCGGCGGTTTGCTGAGCGGTTTGTTGGCCGAGGAAGACGACCTCGACCGCCGCGCGCTGTGGCGGATCGGCTCGTGGGGCGTCGGCGCGGTCGCGGCCGTGGTGGTCGCCGTGATGGCCAACCAGTCCTCGCTCGGCTTGAAGCGCGAGCAGATGGCGGCCGCCGAACTGTCGCGGCAGGCGCAGCAGATCCAGATGGCAGCCCGGGAAAACCAGAGCGAGACGCGCCGTCTCGCCAGCGCGGTCGATACGCTGAACGGCGATCGCGACCGGCTCTATACCCGCGTCACCAGCCTGGAACAGGGGCTGGATTCGGTCACCGGCTCGTTCATCCGGCAGCTTCCGCCCAATGCGGCCGTGTCGCCCCCTGTGCTTCCAACCATCGAACCATCCGCCGCCCAGGCGCCTGCCCCGGTCGTGGCGCCGGTCGCGACCGCCGCCCCCGCGATCGAAAAGTCGGCGACAAAGGCGACAGGCCCGGAGCCGAGCCCTGCCACGATCTCGTCGGTTGCCAAGGACCCTCCGAAAACCGAGCCGGGCAAGGTGGAGAAGGTCGAAGCCGCCAAATCCGATGCCGCCAAATCCGACGTCGCCAAGCTTGAGCCGGCCAAGGAATCCACCAAGAGCGACGCGCCCAAGGCGGATGCCGTCAAAGCTGACATTGCCAAGACTGACATTACCAAGGCTGATGTAGCCAAAGCCGATGCCGCCAAGACCCCTGCCGCGACACCGGCGACACCGCTGGTGGCCGCCAAATCGTTCATGGCCCCGCCCGATCCCTCCGCCACAAAACTGATCGAGCCGGGCAAGCCCGTCAGCGCCGTGGTCGCGAGCCCGATCCCGGAAGTGGTGGCCTCAACGCCGCCGGTCAGCGATGAAGAAGCCGATGAAGCCACCGCGCCGAAAGTCGCTTTGCAGCGGACCGAGTTCGGGGTCGATCTCGGCACCGCCAATTCGGTCAACGGCCTGCGCGCGCTGTGGCGCGGGCTGTTGAAGTCGCGGTCGAATGCGCCGCTGCAGGCGTTGCGCCCGATGATCAAGATCAAGGAAAGCGCCAACGGCTCCGGCATGCAGTTGCATCTGGTCGCAGGCCCGTTGAACGACGCCGGCGCCGCGGCCAAGATTTGCGCGACCATGACGGAAAACAAACGAAGCTGCGAAACCACCGTGTTCGAAGGCCAGCGCCTGACAATGAACGCGGACGAAGCGACACCGGAACCGGCAACTCCCTCCAAGCCTGCGAACCGCAGCCGGCGCGGATCCTCGAAGCGCGCTGCGGCACCTGCGGCAGCCGCGCCCGCCGAGGAGCCGAAGAAGCCGGAAACGACGTCGTCGATTGCATCCTCGATCTCGTCCATGTTCGGCCGCAAGAAGTCGGAATAATATATTCCCCGACAACGCGTTACGGCCAATCCCTCACCTGTTTTTGACGCTACCGAGGCCAGGCCCCGCTTGTCCGCAGGCGCATTCCCGAGCATAGTCCCGCGATGAAAAAAACTCCGTTCCGGCTGACGCCCTATCAGGTGCAATTTCTGTTGGTGATCGGCTTCGTCACCGTCGGTTACGCGCTGTATCTGCGCTATCTCGCGGTCGAACTCTCCACCACGGCGCTGGCCTGCGACGCCGGGCTGCAGACCATGCTGTGCAAGGCGCGCTCGCTGGCGACGGTGCTGTTCAAGAATTCGGTGTTCGGCATCGTCGCGCTGGTCATTGCGACGCTGCATGTGATGCGGCCGTCGATCGTGCTGTTGACCGGCGGACTGATCGCAGCCGGCCTCGGCATCGTGCTCTACAATATCGCGCTGTCGGGCCTTGCGATCGGGCTGCTTATTTTGGGATTTGCACGGCCCGCGCCCGCCACAGCGTAAGCGCCAGGCCGAGATAGACCGCGCAAGTCCACAGCGACTGCCAGTTCTGGCCGCCTTCGTTCAATCCCATGAAGATCGCGCATGCGACCAGCACGCCGGCAAAGGCGGTTTCGGCGATCGGGCGCACGCCCTCCAGCGGCCGGTTCACCACCATCAGCCCGGCGAACGACACCACCGCCATGGTCAGCGATGCAAACGGAAAATCCTTGTAGCGGGGGTCGAAGGCGAAGCCGAGCGCAGTCTCGGCCGCAATCAGTGCCGTCACGATCAGCGTGAGTGTCAGGGGCACCGTCAGTTTCAATCCGGTGCGGTAGCCGGCTGGCCCGAGCAGTTCGAGGAACGTCGGCAGCGGCCGTCCATACATGGTGGCGCAGGCGCAAAGAATCGGCGCGAGAACGCCCGCGGCCAGCAGCGCCCCGTTTTGCAGCCACCCGCCGATGCCGTAGCTTTCATAGAACATCTTGTCGGCGGCGATCCCGAGCAGCATGCCTGATGCCGTCGCCGAGATCGCGACTGTGACCCAGGTGATCAGCCGCGGCTGCCACGGCCGCCGCCGCACGGTCAGCCATCCCGCCAGGAACACGATGAAGCTCAGCGCCATCCCCGAACCCATCTGCCACTTCCACAGCGGATAGTTGCTGATGAACTCGCCCGGCGGATATTTCACCGCGCGCTTGACCGCATCGAACAGGCCCCAATAGCCGCCGACGGTGCCTTCGAGCTGGCGCTTCCACGGCTGGTCGTAGGCCTCGATCAGGTTGACGCGAAAACCTTCCCGCTTGGCGAGGGCGAGAATATCGGAGACCACGCGGGCCTGGTTGGTGCGCGACGGCAGCGCGCCCTCGCGCATCCGCCCGGCGCTGGGCCAGCCGGTCTCGCCGATCAGGATCTCCTTGCCCGGAAACGCCACCGCCATCCGCTTGCGGATCTCGTCGACATGGCTGGCGGCGAACTTCGCCCGCACCGGCATGTCTTCCCAATACGGCAGGATGTGAATGGTGACGAAGTCGACCGCTTCATAGACCTCGCGGTTGCGCAGCCAGAATTCCCAGACGTCGGCATAGGTCACCGGCACGGTGACCTGCGCCTTGACGCTGCGGATGTTGGCGGCGAGATCGGCCGTCGTCATCTCGCCGCGCAGCAGCACCTCGTTGCCGACCACCAGCGCGGTAATGACGCCGGGATATTGCTTGGTGAGACTGACGGCGGTCGCAATCTGGGTCAGGTTCTTCAGCCTGTTGCTGGAGAGCCAGATGCCCTGGATGACCTTCAGCCCGACCTTGGCGGCCTGCGCCGGAACCTGGTCGAGCCCGTTCTCGATCGAATAGGTGCGGACGCAGTCGGTGATCCCGGCGAGCTGCGCCAGATCCTGCGCGATCTGTTCCGGCGCGATATGGGTGGTCGGAACCAGCGGCGTCTGCGCATCGCGGAACGGCGCGTAGGACACACATTGCAGCTTGGCATTGGGATCGATCGGCGCGCGCGCCAGCGTGATCGGCGTGGCTACCCACCACCACAGGGCCGCAATCATTCCAAGGGATAAAACGAGAAGCGCCAGCGGCGTGCGAAGAGAAATCGGTTCCATCCTCCGGGCGGGGCCTGTCGCTTAGCGGTTCACCGGCGATCTGCCAAGAGATCGACTAGGGGATTTGCAAGATACACGATACCGGGATTTGCGCGTCTCCCCTGCGGCGATTTTACCACGACGCGATAAAGTTGTGAGTTTGCTGGACAAAATCCCAAATAACCGGCATGGGAATCGTCAGGAGTCTCCGCCGCATTGGGGACCCATTTGGACGGCAACACACCAGCTGTCACACGGAAAATATCGGGGATTGTATGCGTCGGGTGCTTGATCCAGGAAAGTCGGTTGTGCGTCACCTCGCCGCTGCCGGCCTTGTATTCTTAATTGGATCGGGCGCCGTATTCGCCCAGAGCGGCCAGCCCGCCCAGGATCAAGGTAAACCCCCGGCGGCCAATGCCGCCGACGCCGCCAAGGACAACCAGCGCAAGACCGACGAATTCGTCGAGGCGCAGACCGCCATCAACGGCCCGGCCGGCAATCCCGAATGCGTCTGGCTCGGCCGCCGGGTGGTCAGCCTGATGTGGCGCGACGACCTCGATACCGCGTTCCGGCACCTCGACCTCTACGACCGGTTCGGCTGCCCCGGCGGCCACGTCCAGGCCGCGTTCCGCTGCCTGACCCGCTTTGGCGGCCAGATCGATCCCAAGGTGGCCGAAACCCTGTCCAGCCGGATCCATGCCTGCTGGATCAATCCGGGCGCGCAGCCCCAGGCCGCTGTCGCGGCCAGCCCGGCGCCGGCAGCGCCCGCGACCGCCGGGAACACCGCTCCTGCGCCCGCCCCCACGCCGGCTCCGACACCCACTCCCGCGGCCCCGGCCAAGTAACAATCCGCCTGATGATCCGGCGCGACTAGGAACTGTCGATATTGTTCGATGGTTCAAATTGCCGCGCCCTTAAAACGCCACGCCGTCATATCAGTTGTTAATCGGCGCGACAGGATTATCCTGATAGTACCGCCGTGTCGGTCGAACCTTGGGGACGGGTTCGCTTTCCCCCTCGCAAGCCCCGTATGGTTTAGCCGCCGATGCGCGCTGTCGTTGCCGTTCTGCTGTTTGTGACCGCAGCCCATGCTGCGCTGTGGGGCCTGTTCCAGGAAAAACAGGCGGCCCCCGACTTCAAGGGCATCCTGCCCAGCGTCTCCTACACCCCGTTCGAACCCGGCCACGTCGTCGACCCCACGGTCGACCCTGCGCGGATTCGCGCCGACCTGAAGCGGCTCTCCACCGTGACCCGGGCGATCCGCTCCTACTCCTCGACCGAAGGTAACGAACTGGTGCCGGCGATCGCGGCCGAGTTCGGCATGAAGGTCATGGTGGGCGCCTGGATCAGCAAGAATGACGACGCGAACCTGGCGCAAATCGAATCCGCGATCGCGCTCGCCAAGCGCAACAGCAACGTCAACGGCATCGTGGTCGGCAACGAGACGATCTACCGCGCCGATCAGAAGGTCGAAGACCTGATCGAGCTGATCAAGCGGGTCAAGAAGTCAGTCAGCGTTCCCGTCACCACGGGCGAAATCTGGAATAGCTGGCGCGACAATCCGGAACTGGCCTCGTCGGTCGATTTCATCGCCGCGCACATCTTGCCCTATTGGGAATACTTTACGGACAAGCAAGCGGTGGATCAGGCGGTCTATCTCTACGGCCTGCTGCGCGAGAAATTTCCCGGCAAGCGGATCGTGATCGCCGAATTCGGCTGGCCCAGCGCCGGCTATAACCTGAAGAACGCCGAGCCCGGCCAATTCGAGCAGGCGTCGGTGCTGCGCAATTTCGTCGCCCGCGCCGAAGCGATGGGCATGGAATACAACATTGTCGAAGGCATGGACCGGCCCTGGAAATCGTTCGAGGGCGGCGTCGGTCCCTATTGGGGCATTCTTGACAACTCGGGCGACGCGAAGTTTTCGTGGACCGGCCCGATCGTCAACGAGAACTACTGGAAGCTCGCGACCATCGCGCTGCTGGTCGGCATCCTGATGTCGCTGCCGATCCTGCGGCTGGAACAGCCGACCCCGATGCAGGCCTTCGTGCTGTCGGCGGCGGCCAACGGCGTCGGCGCCTGGGCCGCTACCGTCTTCGCGTTCTGGTCCGGGCACTACTTCGTGTTCGGTTCGGCCTTCGCGCTGACGCTCGGCCTGATCCTGCTGGTGCCGCTGGTCCTGATCGCGATGGCGCGGATCGACGAGATCGCCGCCGTCGCGTTTGGTGTCGGCCCGCGCCGGCTGATCACCAAGACCGCGACCCTGGCGCCGGCCACGATCGGCGAAGGCGTCACCTTCCCGAAGGTGTCGATCCACATCCCGGCTTATTTCGAGCCGGTCGAGATGCTGAAGCAGACGCTCGATGCGGTCTCAAAGCTCGACTATCCCAATTTCGAATGCGTCTGCATCATCAACAACACGCCCGATCCCGAGTTCTGGCGTCCGATCCAGGACCACTGCCGCGCGCTCGGCGAACGCTTCGTGTTCATCAACGCCGAGAAGGTCAAGGGTTTCAAGGCCGGCGCGCTGCGGATTGCGATGGACCGCACCGCCGTTGACGCCGAGATCATCGGCATTATCGACGCCGACTATGTCGTGCATCCGGACTGGCTGAAGGACCTGGTGCCTGTGTTCGCCGACCCGCGCGTCGGGCTCGTGCAGGCGCCGCAGGAACACCGCGACGGCGACCTGTCGCTGATGCACTACATCATGAACGGCGAGTATGCCGGTTTCTTCGACATCGGCATGGTCCAGCGCAACGAGTTCAACGCCATCATCGTGCACGGCACGATGTGCCTGATCCGCCGCAGCGCGATGGACATGGCCGGCGGCTGGTCGAGCGACACTATCTGCGAGGACACCGATCTCGGCCTGACCATCCAGCAGCAGGGCTGGCTGACGCATTACACCAACGTCCGCTATGGCGAGGGCCTCTTGCCCGACACCTATGAGGCGTTCAAGAAGCAGCGTCACCGCTGGGCCTATGGCGGCTTCCAGATCGTCAAGAAGCATTGGCGGCGCTTCCTGCCCGGCGGCAGCCGGCTGTCGCCGGACCAGCGCCGCGAGTTCTCGCTGGGCTGGCTGAACTGGTTAGGGGCCGAAAGCCTCGGCGTGGTGGTGGCGATCCTCAACCTGATCTGGGTGCCGATCGTGGCGTTTGCCGACATCTCCATTCCCGACAGGATTTTGACGCTGCCGATCATCGCCTCCTTCATCGTCTCGCTGACGCACTTCATCGCGCTCTATCGGCTGCGGGTGAACATCAAGGCCGGCCAGATGCTGGGCGCCATGATCGCGGCGATGAGCGTGCAGTGGACGGTGTCGCGCGCGGTGGCGCAGGGCCTGATCACCGAACACCTCGCTTTCGCCCGCACCTCCAAGGGCGGCCTGTCGCGAATGTCGATCGAATTCCAGGCGTTCTGGGAAGCCGTGATCGGCGTGCTGCTACTGATCGGCGCCACCGTGCTGGTGGTGACCAACGGCTACAAGCAGGTGCGCGAAATCTACATCTTCGCGGGCGTGCTGGTGCTGCAAAGCCTGCCGTTCCTGGCGGCGGTCGCAATCGCGCTGCTGGAAAACTCCCGCACCAATTCCTTTGCCTTCTGGCGTAACAGCGCGGTGCGAACGGCGGAACTGATCGGCATCCGCCCGGTCCGCCTGCCGACGGTCGCCGCCCCCTCGCAGCCAGTGGCCTCGGAGATTCGCCAGGAAGCGAACTGACGGTGGACGGATTGGCGGTCCCGGCCTGAAGAGACCGGGCTAACCGCCAGCGGTACAAAGGGAATTCAGCCCACCGGATCGGCGGTTTTGCCGCACAGGTGCTATTGACCCAGGGGGGTCCGCCCCCTACACAGCGCGGCGAGTGAGCGCGTAGCTCAGGTGGTAGAGCACGTGACTTTTAATCATGGGGTCGAGGGTTCGAGTCCCTCCGCGCTCACCATGAAACCTTGAAACTACAACATCTTACTTCGCCGCAGCGCAGTCGATTGCGCCGACGGCCGATTTCAATATTCCCGCGGCGGGAACACAATCCTCCTTCGCTGCTTATCCATGACCTCTAGCGCCGGTCACAGAGACCGGCGCACCACATCCGCGCAAATCGATAGTCTGTCACCTGATCGCGCTACGGCGCGGCATTGGCGCGCGTTTCCGAGTCGCAGAACAGGAGACCAAGTGCCAAACAGAAGCCTCGAGCACGCCAAATCATGTCGTGAAGCGAACGGCCAACACGACTGTCGTTCCTTGTCGGAATGCGTCACCGGTGGATATCCATCCCGACGGTGTGCTTTTGACCGGCATCGGGATTGAATACGTTTCCCCTGCTGGGTGAGGCAACCCGAGATCAAACGTTGGTGCTTAGTCCAAGCGGATCGTGGACAGCTGTTCATGCCGCTATCCTGGAACGCCTCGTCAATCTGGTCTCGCCTGACGTCCAAAAAACCCAGAAACTGACGATCGACATGGCCGGTGTGCGTGAACTCGACACGCTTGGCGCATGGCTACTTGAAAAAATCATTCGCGGCGCGTTCGAGGCCGGTCATCCCGCCACTGTCGTTGGCGTCGCGGCGCGCTACGAGGGCCTTATTGAGGATATTCGACAGGTTAACCGCCGCAAGCCCGCCAGCCGGGCGATCCAAAATCCCGTCCTTGAACGATTAGAGACCATTGGCCGCTCCGCGTTCGGCGCGGTGGAAGATTTATCCGTTTTTCTGCAAATGCTGGGCGCGCTGGGCTCCGCCGGTTTCGGCGTCC is a window encoding:
- a CDS encoding ABC transporter substrate-binding protein encodes the protein MAHSSFHVPAAIWLALAMSAAPAAAQTANLSGGKVKVGVLTDIAGPTALANGKGSVIAAEMAAEDFGAGLNVEVISADHSGKPDTGSQIAARWFDVEGVDAIADMQGSPIGFAVQNLAVQKSKIMLLSGSTSSDFNGKACSPLTVQWTVDTYNLAKGAAKAVIEAGGTRWYFLTVDQAYGHALSRDTSEQVKLNGGQVVGNSVFPPNTSDFASFLLTASNAGANVIAIAASSGDTVTALKQADEFGLSAKAKVVPLQSVLTDMRAVGLKIAHDAYEVSPFYWDRTPETRAWAERFYAKAKIMPTSFHAGVYSSVAHYLKAVKAVGTDEAPTVMKQMEKERVHDFFAADGYIRADRKMIHDMYLLQVKKPGENKGDWDLYNVVQTLPGESVNRPLSESACSLVKK
- a CDS encoding IclR family transcriptional regulator C-terminal domain-containing protein, with protein sequence MHRNVRALSRGLALIGELNASGPSNVVQLARRTGLNRTTCYRLLDTLRADGYVTFDETNALFGLTAQVRTLSEGVSSRDLSSQAALPAMFGLLDKVSWPSDFGVFELGSVLIRESTHPFSPLSIHRSMVGRRRSLVRSAMGRAILAASQPSLRREMLETMASLVEEDAPLAGDRRFIESIVSQTRNDGYASSVGGSEAGISAIALPIQVGGPVLGSLNLIFFSSSMTPEVAAGRYLPDMKQAVKDIERRWSAANKARGKVA
- a CDS encoding F0F1 ATP synthase subunit A, with the translated sequence MAIDPIHQFKIEPLFTIGHIGHQTIAFTNSSLYMFLTVALISILMIGGVAGRRLVPGRLQSIAELTYEFVASMIRGNAGAEGMWFFPLIFSLFMFICVSNLVGIIPYAFTVSSHIIVTAALALLVWCTVLIYGLYRNGLKFFKIFVPSGVPVYILPLVVFIEILSFFFVKPVSHSLRLFANMLAGHIALKVFAGFVAMLGVAFGAIGWVGGVLPLGLTVALTALELLVAFLQAYVFAILACIYLNDAIHPGH
- the glmU gene encoding bifunctional UDP-N-acetylglucosamine diphosphorylase/glucosamine-1-phosphate N-acetyltransferase GlmU, translating into MTARSSLTVVLAAGEGTRMRSALPKVLHPIASQSLLAHVLDAAPHGAGAALAVVVGPNHQAVSDEVARIRPDAATFIQAERLGTAHAVLAAREAIARGADDLLIAFGDTPLISAETFARMRAPLAKGAALTVLGFRAADPTGYGRLLLEGDHLVAIREHDDATPEERKVTLCNAGVMAFDGRLALEIIDKIGNANSKREYYLVDAVAIVREMGLEAVVIETSEDEVRGINNKAQLAEAEAVMQARLRQAALDAGVTLIAPETVFLSADTTFGSDVTIEPFVVIGPGVSIGDGTVVHSFTHIVQSSIGKNVQLGPYARMRPGTTMGDGSKLGNFVETKAATIEAGAKVNHLSYVGDAHVGAKANLGAGTITCNYDGFTKNKTIIGAGAFIGTNTSLVAPVKIGIGAYIGSGSVITRDVPDDAMAVERSPQSIREGGATRYRELKTKGRKPKEG
- a CDS encoding beta-(1-6) glucans synthase, whose translation is MEPISLRTPLALLVLSLGMIAALWWWVATPITLARAPIDPNAKLQCVSYAPFRDAQTPLVPTTHIAPEQIAQDLAQLAGITDCVRTYSIENGLDQVPAQAAKVGLKVIQGIWLSSNRLKNLTQIATAVSLTKQYPGVITALVVGNEVLLRGEMTTADLAANIRSVKAQVTVPVTYADVWEFWLRNREVYEAVDFVTIHILPYWEDMPVRAKFAASHVDEIRKRMAVAFPGKEILIGETGWPSAGRMREGALPSRTNQARVVSDILALAKREGFRVNLIEAYDQPWKRQLEGTVGGYWGLFDAVKRAVKYPPGEFISNYPLWKWQMGSGMALSFIVFLAGWLTVRRRPWQPRLITWVTVAISATASGMLLGIAADKMFYESYGIGGWLQNGALLAAGVLAPILCACATMYGRPLPTFLELLGPAGYRTGLKLTVPLTLTLIVTALIAAETALGFAFDPRYKDFPFASLTMAVVSFAGLMVVNRPLEGVRPIAETAFAGVLVACAIFMGLNEGGQNWQSLWTCAVYLGLALTLWRARAVQIPK
- a CDS encoding beta-1-3, beta-1-6-glucan biosynthesis protein, translated to MRRVLDPGKSVVRHLAAAGLVFLIGSGAVFAQSGQPAQDQGKPPAANAADAAKDNQRKTDEFVEAQTAINGPAGNPECVWLGRRVVSLMWRDDLDTAFRHLDLYDRFGCPGGHVQAAFRCLTRFGGQIDPKVAETLSSRIHACWINPGAQPQAAVAASPAPAAPATAGNTAPAPAPTPAPTPTPAAPAK